In the genome of Podarcis raffonei isolate rPodRaf1 chromosome 17, rPodRaf1.pri, whole genome shotgun sequence, one region contains:
- the TMEM139 gene encoding transmembrane protein 139 isoform X2 yields MLSASHWKSLRQTLMVLFTATLLIGITMLALSTDINPVGFFFIAVGGLCLLGYLISLATEFYLKQRNPAEENNPGSRRQSQAGIDNEAYEAPAYEEVVTTGYLSGPTIWTITSSPGTTPVEPPPYSVVIEPPAHGETVVEAFSVSVAPGTRRASEADLQSRFRLRLLMPPKLQRFVSDTHELKGVEERAERPEPLTPPPAYENATVEEVLEEEFQPSRL; encoded by the exons ATGTTATCCGCGTCACACTGGAAGAGCCTCCGTCAAACGTTAATGGTGCTGTTCACCGCCACGCTTCTCATTGGAATAACCATGCTGGCCCTCTCCACTGACATCAACCCTGTTGGATTTTTCTTCATTGCAGTAGGGGGTCTGTGTTTGCTTGGCTACCTCATTAGTTTGGCAACGGAGTTCTACCTGAAGCAACGCAATCCAGCGGAAGAAAATAATCCAGGCTCGCGGAGGCAAAGTCAGGCTGG CATAGACAACGAGGCCTATGAGGCACCGGCATATGAGGAGGTGGTGACTACTGGCTACTTATCGGGACCAACCATCTGGACCATCACCTCCAGCCCAGGGACAACCCCAGTGGAGCCCCCTCCGTACAGCGTGGTCATTGAGCCTCCTGCCCACGGAGAAACTGTGGTCGAAGCGTTCAGTGTTTCGGTGGCACCAGGCACACGGCGTGCCTCGGAGGCAGATCTACAGTCCCGGTTCCGCCTCAGGTTGCTTATGCCGCCAAAACTGCAGCGATTTGTCTCGGATACCCATGAACTCAAAGGTGTTGAAGAGCGGGCAGAACGTCCGGAGCCCCTCACACCCCCTCCTGCTTATGAGAACGCGACTGTGGAGGAGGTCCTTGAAGAAGAATTTCAGCCCTCCAGGCTATGA
- the TMEM139 gene encoding transmembrane protein 139 isoform X1, whose amino-acid sequence MSSGTWLAHGVSFETLAVCLSRMCPCLFISITAFHLFDRSPFLPLPSFLALTATLTIPSAMLSASHWKSLRQTLMVLFTATLLIGITMLALSTDINPVGFFFIAVGGLCLLGYLISLATEFYLKQRNPAEENNPGSRRQSQAGIDNEAYEAPAYEEVVTTGYLSGPTIWTITSSPGTTPVEPPPYSVVIEPPAHGETVVEAFSVSVAPGTRRASEADLQSRFRLRLLMPPKLQRFVSDTHELKGVEERAERPEPLTPPPAYENATVEEVLEEEFQPSRL is encoded by the exons ATGTCATCAGGTACTTGGCTTGCACATGGCGTGTCATTTGAGACCCTTGCCGTGTGCTTGAGTCGCATGTGCCCGTGTCTCTTCATCAGCATCACTGCCTTTCATCTCTTTGACAGATCCCCATTCTTGCCGCTGCCCAGCTTTCTCGCATTGACTGCCACGCTTACCATTCCCTCTGCCATGTTATCCGCGTCACACTGGAAGAGCCTCCGTCAAACGTTAATGGTGCTGTTCACCGCCACGCTTCTCATTGGAATAACCATGCTGGCCCTCTCCACTGACATCAACCCTGTTGGATTTTTCTTCATTGCAGTAGGGGGTCTGTGTTTGCTTGGCTACCTCATTAGTTTGGCAACGGAGTTCTACCTGAAGCAACGCAATCCAGCGGAAGAAAATAATCCAGGCTCGCGGAGGCAAAGTCAGGCTGG CATAGACAACGAGGCCTATGAGGCACCGGCATATGAGGAGGTGGTGACTACTGGCTACTTATCGGGACCAACCATCTGGACCATCACCTCCAGCCCAGGGACAACCCCAGTGGAGCCCCCTCCGTACAGCGTGGTCATTGAGCCTCCTGCCCACGGAGAAACTGTGGTCGAAGCGTTCAGTGTTTCGGTGGCACCAGGCACACGGCGTGCCTCGGAGGCAGATCTACAGTCCCGGTTCCGCCTCAGGTTGCTTATGCCGCCAAAACTGCAGCGATTTGTCTCGGATACCCATGAACTCAAAGGTGTTGAAGAGCGGGCAGAACGTCCGGAGCCCCTCACACCCCCTCCTGCTTATGAGAACGCGACTGTGGAGGAGGTCCTTGAAGAAGAATTTCAGCCCTCCAGGCTATGA